A region from the Vicia villosa cultivar HV-30 ecotype Madison, WI linkage group LG3, Vvil1.0, whole genome shotgun sequence genome encodes:
- the LOC131660468 gene encoding uncharacterized protein LOC131660468: MGSHLSKQVERRKTIHTEKKTLTDLKTSGEQYPGSEYHPPDRKNWMKDLNPEKTHINQIVWPGTHDSATNKIGFPLITRPFAQCQSLSIYHQLVRGTRVLDIRVQQDRRVCHGILVTYSVDVVVKDVKRFLSETESEIVILEIRTEFGHEDPPEFEKYLEENLGEFLIHQDDNVFGKTVSELLPRRVICVWKPRKSAQPKAGSSLWSAGFLKDNWINTDLPSTKFDGNLKNLSEQAPVTARKYFYRVENTVTPVADNPVLCVKPVTRRIHGYARLFIAQCFEKGYADRIQVFSTDFIDEDFVDACVGLTYARVEGKT, encoded by the coding sequence ATGGGTTCTCATCTCTCAAAACAAGTGGAAAGAAGAAAAACAATCCACACCGAAAAGAAAACTCTAACCGATCTAAAAACCTCCGGAGAACAATACCCCGGTTCCGAATATCACCCTCCCGACAGAAAAAACTGGATGAAAGATCTCAACCCCGAGAAAACTCACATCAACCAAATCGTATGGCCAGGAACACACGATTCCGCAACGAACAAAATCGGTTTCCCATTGATCACTCGGCCTTTCGCTCAATGTCAATCTTTATCAATATATCACCAGCTTGTACGAGGAACGCGTGTGTTGGATATTCGTGTTCAACAAGATCGTCGTGTTTGTCATGGAATTCTTGTTACTTATAGCGTCGATGTTGTAGTGAAGGATGTTAAAAGGTTTCTGTCGGAGACTGAGTCTGAGATTGTAATCCTCGAGATCAGAACTGAGTTTGGCCATGAAGATCCACCTGAGTTTGAGAAGTATCTGGAGGAGAATCTAGGTGAGTTTTTGATTCATCAGGATGATAATGTTTTTGGAAAAACTGTTTCAGAGTTGTTGCCGAGGAGGGTTATATGTGTATGGAAGCCGCGAAAATCGGCGCAACCGAAAGCGGGGAGTAGTTTATGGAGTGCGGGGTTTTTGAAGGATAATTGGATAAATACTGATCTTCCGTCAACCAAATTTGATGGGAATTTGAAGAATTTGAGTGAGCAGGCACCGGTTACGGCGAGGAAGTATTTTTATAGAGTGGAGAATACGGTGACTCCGGTGGCGGATAATCCGGTTTTGTGTGTGAAGCCGGTTACGAGAAGGATTCATGGATATGCGAGGTTGTTTATTGCGCAGTGTTTTGAGAAAGGTTATGCAGATAGGATTCAGGTTTTTTCTACTGATTTTATTGATGAGGATTTTGTTGATGCTTGTGTTGGTTTGACTTATGCTAGGGTTGAAGGAAAAACATGA
- the LOC131655014 gene encoding endo-1,4-beta-xylanase 5-like, with the protein MLQHISIFFLLLASGVSSLYDGPLYDSTAYTQCKGYPEKPLYGGGVFKHNNIAQMNTNKSSSLVIYNLNHDTIYSFSAWVKIEGSDSVMIRARLEAEKDTYNCIGTVSAKSGCWSFLKGGFVLNSPSNSSTIIFQNADGKDVDMDIASLSLQPFTKQEWRFNQEHIINTKRKRAVTIHVSDTNGIKLQGASVRVEQISKDFPIGSAIAKTILGNSPYQNWFVKRFNAAVFENELKWYATEPHQGRINYTISDQMMQFVRSNKIITRGHNIFWEDPKYTPAWVLNLTGTELESAVNARIKSLMNQYKTEFIHWDVSNEMLHFDFYEQRLGPNATFQFFEAAHESDPLATLFMNDFNVVETCNDVKSSVDAYILKIRELRQHGVFMDGIGLEGHFTTPNPPLIRAILDKFATLDLPIWLTEIDISKTLDQETQAIYLEQVLREGFSHPSVNGIMLWTALHPYGCYQMCLTDNDLKNLPSGDMVDKLLQEWQTGRVDGVTEEHGSYSFYGFLGEYKVNVEYGNRTTSSTFSLTSGDETRHVTVTL; encoded by the exons ATGCTGCAACATATTTCAATTTTCTTCCTTCTCCTAGCATCAGGAGTTTCTTCTCTCTATG ATGGACCCTTATATGACTCAACTGCTTACACTCAG TGCAAAGGGTATCCTGAGAAGCCACTTTATGGAGGAGGAGTTTTCAAACATAACAATATCGCACAAATGAACACAAACAAGTCTTCTTCACTTGTCATATACAATCTTAATCACGACACTATCTATTCTTTTTCTG CATGGGTGAAGATTGAAGGTTCAGATTCAGTTATGATAAGGGCAAGGTTGGAAGCAGAAAAGGATACATACAACTGTAttggaacagtttctgcaaagaGTGGATGTTGGTCTTTTCTGAAGGGTGGATTTGTTCTTAATTCACCTTCGAATTCATCTACCATAATTTTTCAG AATGCAGATGGCAAAGATGTTGATATGGATATTGCAAGTCTATCACTACAGCCATTTACTAAACAGGAATGGAGATTCAATCAAGAACATATAATCAACACT AAAAGAAAGCGCGCAGTCACCATTCATGTATCAGATACTAATGGAATAAAACTGCAAGGAGCTTCTGTGCGTGTAGAGCAAATATCAAAAGACTTCCCTATAGGTTCTGCAATAGCAAAGACCATTCTAGGCAACAGCCCATATCAGAACTGGTTTGTGAAACGCTTCAATGCTGCAGTCTTCGAAAACGAGCTCAAATGGTACGCCACAGAACCTCATCAAGGCAGAATCAACTATACAATTTCAGATCAAATGATGCAATTTGTTAGATCCAACAAAATCATAACAAGAGGACACAATATATTCTGGGAAGATCCAAAGTACACACCTGCATGGGTTCTTAACCTTACAGGCACAGAACTAGAATCAGCAGTGAATGCTAGAATAAAAAGTCTCATGAACCAATACAAAACCGAGTTCATACACTGGGACGTTAGCAACGAAATGCTTCATTTTGATTTCTACGAACAAAGACTTGGGCCAAATGCTACATTCCAATTCTTCGAGGCAGCACATGAATCAGATCCTTTAGCAACTTTGTTTATGAATGACTTCAATGTTGTAGAAACATGCAATGATGTAAAGTCTAGTGTTGATGCATATATCTTAAAGATAAGAGAACTAAGACAGCATGGTGTTTTTATGGATGGTATTGGATTGGAGGGTCATTTCACAACACCGAATCCTCCGCTTATCAGAGCTATCTTAGATAAATTCGCAACGCTAGATCTTCCTATTTGGCTTACTGAGATTGATATAAGCAAGACACTTGATCAAGAAACTCAGGCAATATATTTGGAACAAGTGTTGAGGGAAGGATTCTCACATCCTTCGGTGAATGGGATAATGCTATGGACTGCACTTCATCCATATGGATGCTACCAAATGTGTCTCACAGATAATGATTTGAAGAACTTGCCATCAGGTGATATGGTTGACAAgcttcttcaagagtggcaaACTGGTCGTGTAGATGGAGTCACAGAAGAGCATGGTTCATATAGCTTTTATGGATTCTTGGGAGAATATAAAGTTAATGTTGAGTATGGAAATAGGACAACAAGTTCAACTTTCTCCTTAACTAGTGGTGATGAAACTAGACATGTTACTGTCACACTGTGA
- the LOC131655015 gene encoding endo-1,4-beta-xylanase 5-like has protein sequence MLQLISLFFLLLPLWVSSIYDGPLYASTAYTQCKGYPEKPLYGGGIFKHNIAQIKTNNNMSSSLVVYNLKQDTIYSFSAWVRVKGSDSVMIRARLEAEHDTYNCIGTVSAKSGCWSFLKGGFVLNSHSNSSTIIFKNANGKDVGMDITSLSLQPFTKQEWRFNQEYIINTKRKRAVTIHVSDTNGKKLPGAFVRIEQISKDFPIGSAIAKTILGNTPYQNWFVKRFNAAVFENELKWYATEPHQGRVNYTISDQMMEFVRSKKIIARGHNIFWEDPKYTPAWVLNLTSTELESAVNSRLKSLMKQYKTEFIHWDVSNENLHFDFYEKRLGQNATFQFFQAAHESDPLATLFMNDFNVVETCSVKSSVDAYILKIRELRQHGIFMDGIGLEGHFTIPNPPLIRAILDKLATLDLPIWFTEIDISKTLDHETQAIYLEQVLREGFSHPSVNGIMLWTALHPYGCYQMCLTDNDLKNLPSGDIVDKLLKEWQTGRVEGVTKKHGSHSFYGFLGEYKVSVEYENRTIDSTFFLGSGDETKHVTVTL, from the exons ATGTTGCAACTTATTTCACTTTTCTTCCTTCTGCTACCGTTATGGGTTTCTTCAATCTATG ATGGACCCCTATATGCCTCAACTGCTTATACTCAG TGCAAAGGGTATCCTGAGAAGCCACTTTATGGAGGGGGTATTTTCAAGCATAATATTGCACAAATTAAAACCAACAATAACATGTCTTCTTCACTTGTCGTATACAATCTTAAACAAGACACTATCTACTCTTTTTCCG CATGGGTGAGGGTTAAAGGTTCAGATTCGGTTATGATAAGGGCAAGGTTGGAAGCAGAACATGATACATACAACTGTATTGGGACAGTTTCTGCCAAGAGTGGATGTTGGTCTTTTCTTAAGGGTGGATTTGTTCTTAATTCACATTCGAATTCATCTACCATTATCTTTAAG AATGCAAATGGCAAAGATGTTGGTATGGATATAACAAGTCTGTCACTACAGCCGTTTACTAAGCAGGAATGGAGATTCAACCAAGAATATATAATCAACACT AAAAGAAAGCGTGCGGTCACAATTCATGTATCAGATACAAATGGAAAGAAATTACCAGGAGCTTTTGTGCGTATAGAGCAAATATCAAAAGACTTTCCTATAGGTTCTGCAATAGCAAAGACAATTCTTGGAAACACACCATATCAAAACTGGTTTGTAAAACGTTTCAACGCCGCAGTCTTTGAAAACGAGCTTAAATGGTACGCCACAGAACCTCATCAAGGCAGAGTCAATTATACAATTTCAGATCAAATGATGGAATTTGTTAGATCCAAAAAAATCATCGCTAGAGGACACAATATATTTTGGGAAGATCCAAAATACACACCTGCATGGGTTCTTAACCTTACAAGTACAGAACTAGAATCAGCTGTGAATTCTAGACTAAAAAGTCTcatgaaacaatacaaaactGAGTTCATACACTGGGATGTTAGCAACGAAAATCTTCATTTTGATTTCTACGAAAAAAGGCTTGGACAAAATGCTACATTTCAGTTCTTCCAGGCAGCACATGAATCAGATCCTTTAGCAACTTTGTTTATGAATGACTTCAATGTTGTAGAAACATGCAGTGTAAAATCTAGTGTCGATGCATATATTTTAAAGATAAGAGAACTAAGACAACATGGTATTTTTATGGATGGTATTGGATTAGAGGGTCATTTCACAATACCGAATCCTCCGCTTATCAGAGCTATCTTAGACAAATTGGCAACACTGGATCTTCCCATTTGGTTTACTGAGATTGATATAAGCAAGACACTTGATCACGAAACTCAGGCAATTTATTTGGAACAAGTGCTGAGAGAAGGATTCTCGCACCCTTCAGTGAATGGGATAATGCTATGGACAGCACTTCATCCATATGGATGCTACCAAATGTGTCTTACAGATAATGATTTGAAGAACTTACCATCAGGTGATATAGTGGACAAGCTTCTTAAAGAGTGGCAAACTGGTCGTGTAGAGGGAGTCACAAAAAAGCATGGTTCACATAGCTTTTATGGATTCTTGGGTGAATATAAAGTCAGTGTTGAGTATGAAAACAGGACCATAGATTCAACATTTTTTCTAGGTAGTGGTGATGAAACTAAACATGTCACTGTCACATTGTGA